A genomic window from Glycine soja cultivar W05 chromosome 10, ASM419377v2, whole genome shotgun sequence includes:
- the LOC114370434 gene encoding protein MAIN-LIKE 1-like, which produces MTGVADAVHTEGVAIDGSLGSPAGDEGFPGGPRDPSILTGFAEDVAHSIWSGQERPDLKLVSHGRKVDKIGRPTPKIEGMIAATRLSPLIRCSVITTDPGLISAFIERWHRETSTFHLPVGELTITLDDVASLLHVLITSALHKFEPLVTSDAIGLLTELLKVSHEEATTETRQAGGPHVRLGWLQDVYESQCGARRWVVAAHTYLLHFVGCTL; this is translated from the exons ATGACAGGCGTTGCCGATGCTGTTCACACAGAGGGAGTGGCTATTGATGGGAGCTTGGGATCACCTGCTGGAGATGAGGGATTCCCCGGTGGGCCACGCGACCCATCGATTTTGACCGGTTTTGCTGAGGATGTCGCACACAGCATCTGGAGTGGACAG GAACGACCCGATCTGAAGTTGGTCTCCCATGGTAGAAAAGTAGATAAAATTGGGAGACCAACGCCTAAGATCGAAGGCATGATTGCTGCCACCAGATTGAGTCCACTGATCAGGTGTTCTGTTATCACCACTGATCCTGGACTCATATCCGCCTTCATCGAGAGGTGGCATCGCGAGACTAGCACGTTCCACCTGCCAGTAGGCGAGTTGACGATCACGCTGGATGATGTGGCGTCACTCCTACACGTTCTTATCACTAGCGCGCTGCATAAGTTTGAGCCGCTGGTTACTTCAGACGCGATTGGTCTACTGACAGAGCTTCTTAAGGTGAGTCATGAGGAGGCTACAACTGAGACCCGACAGGCTGGTGGGCCTCATGTCCGGTTAGGGTGGCTTCAGGACGTGTATGAGAGCCAGTGCGGGGCCAGACGATGGGTTGTAGCAGCCCACACGTATCTGCTCCACTTTGTGGGTTGTactctgtag